The Kroppenstedtia pulmonis genome has a segment encoding these proteins:
- the rplL gene encoding 50S ribosomal protein L7/L12, with protein sequence MSKEQIIEAIKGMSVLELNDLVKAIEEEFGVTAAAPVAVAGGGAAAEAAEEQSEFDVILSSAGSSKINVIKAVRAITGLGLKEAKALVDGAPSPVKEGASKEEAEEIKSKLEEAGASVELK encoded by the coding sequence ATGAGTAAAGAGCAAATCATTGAAGCAATTAAAGGCATGAGCGTGCTCGAATTAAACGACCTGGTAAAAGCCATTGAAGAAGAATTCGGTGTAACAGCCGCAGCCCCGGTCGCTGTAGCAGGTGGGGGTGCAGCAGCAGAAGCGGCGGAAGAACAATCCGAATTTGATGTTATCCTGAGCAGTGCCGGTTCCTCCAAGATCAATGTGATCAAAGCGGTTCGGGCCATTACAGGTCTGGGACTGAAAGAAGCAAAAGCTTTGGTGGACGGTGCTCCCAGCCCGGTTAAAGAAGGAGCTTCCAAAGAAGAAGCTGAAGAAATCAAATCCAAGTTGGAAGAAGCCGGTGCATCAGTAGAACTGAAGTAA
- the rplJ gene encoding 50S ribosomal protein L10: MEQKKQVVAEIVGKLNGSKSTVLTDYRGLTVAEMNELRKQLREAGVDYQVLKNTLTRRATAETQLTELDETLKGPTAIAFSNEDVVAPAKILHNFSKDHKALEIKGGVVEGRVVSVDEIKELATLPSREGLLSMLLSVLQAPMRNFALAVKAVSDKDGEGKGEQEA; the protein is encoded by the coding sequence ATGGAACAAAAGAAACAAGTGGTGGCGGAAATTGTTGGAAAATTGAATGGCAGCAAAAGCACGGTTTTGACGGATTATCGGGGTCTGACTGTAGCGGAGATGAATGAGCTGCGCAAACAGTTGCGGGAGGCTGGCGTTGACTATCAAGTCTTGAAAAACACCCTGACCCGTAGAGCCACAGCTGAAACCCAACTGACGGAACTGGATGAAACCCTGAAGGGTCCTACAGCTATCGCTTTCAGTAATGAGGATGTGGTGGCACCTGCCAAAATTCTGCACAACTTCTCCAAAGACCACAAAGCCCTGGAAATCAAAGGCGGCGTTGTGGAAGGACGGGTTGTCAGTGTTGACGAGATCAAGGAGTTGGCTACTCTGCCTTCCCGTGAAGGCTTACTGTCCATGCTTCTCTCTGTCTTGCAGGCTCCGATGCGCAACTTCGCCCTGGCTGTCAAGGCCGTCTCCGATAAAGACGGCGAAGGCAAAGGGGAACAAGAAGCTTAA
- the rplA gene encoding 50S ribosomal protein L1 gives MAKHGKKYQESLKKVDRERAYEVEEALELVKEVAPAKFDETVEAAFRLGIDTKRADQQVRGAVVLPHGTGKTKKVLVFAKGEKAKEAEAAGADFVGDEELVNKVSQGWLDFDVVVATPDMMGQVGKLGRILGPRGLMPNPKTGTVTFEVAKAVEEVKAGKIEYRADKAGNIHAPIGKVSFTTDKLAENFAVLIDTLIKAKPAAAKGQYMKRATISSTMGPGVTVHTSRFTGN, from the coding sequence GTGGCTAAACATGGTAAGAAATATCAGGAATCGTTAAAGAAAGTCGACCGGGAACGTGCATATGAGGTGGAAGAGGCACTGGAGTTGGTCAAAGAGGTGGCTCCTGCCAAGTTTGATGAAACTGTTGAAGCTGCATTCCGGCTGGGTATCGATACCAAGCGGGCTGATCAGCAGGTTAGAGGTGCCGTTGTTTTGCCCCACGGAACCGGAAAAACCAAGAAGGTTCTCGTTTTCGCCAAGGGCGAAAAAGCCAAGGAAGCGGAAGCCGCCGGTGCAGATTTCGTCGGCGACGAGGAACTGGTAAACAAAGTTTCTCAAGGTTGGCTTGACTTCGATGTCGTAGTGGCGACACCGGACATGATGGGTCAAGTTGGGAAGCTGGGTCGGATACTGGGGCCCAGAGGTCTGATGCCCAATCCGAAAACCGGAACCGTTACCTTTGAGGTTGCCAAAGCAGTAGAGGAAGTAAAGGCGGGTAAGATTGAATACCGGGCTGATAAAGCAGGTAATATCCATGCTCCAATCGGCAAGGTTTCATTCACAACGGACAAACTGGCTGAAAACTTCGCTGTGCTGATTGATACATTGATCAAAGCCAAGCCTGCGGCGGCAAAGGGTCAATACATGAAAAGAGCGACAATCTCTTCAACCATGGGACCCGGTGTGACTGTTCACACTTCCCGCTTTACCGGAAACTGA
- the rplK gene encoding 50S ribosomal protein L11 encodes MAKKVTKVVKLQIPAGKANPAPPVGPALGQAGVNIMGFCKEFNARTSDQAGMIIPVEITVYEDRSFTFVTKTPPAAVLLQKAAGVDKGSGEPNKNKVATIKRDKVREIAELKMPDLNAANVEAAMRMVEGTARSMGITVED; translated from the coding sequence GTGGCCAAGAAAGTCACCAAAGTCGTCAAGCTGCAAATTCCCGCCGGTAAAGCCAATCCGGCACCGCCGGTAGGTCCGGCATTAGGGCAAGCCGGCGTCAATATCATGGGTTTTTGTAAAGAATTTAATGCTCGTACCTCTGATCAGGCGGGCATGATCATCCCAGTGGAAATCACTGTATACGAGGACCGTTCCTTTACCTTTGTGACCAAGACGCCTCCAGCAGCGGTGCTCTTGCAAAAAGCCGCCGGTGTTGACAAAGGTTCAGGAGAACCCAACAAAAACAAAGTGGCCACGATCAAGCGGGATAAAGTTCGGGAGATTGCCGAACTGAAGATGCCTGACTTGAATGCCGCCAATGTCGAAGCAGCGATGCGGATGGTGGAAGGTACCGCCCGTAGCATGGGCATTACGGTTGAAGATTGA
- the nusG gene encoding transcription termination/antitermination protein NusG: protein MEKNWYVVHTYSGYENKVKTNLEKRVHSMDMQDKIFRVLVPTEEEIEHKDGKRKSVMRKVFPGYVLVEMVMTDDSWYVVRNTPGVTGFVGSPGAGSKPTPLMPDEVQSILNQMGMEEARPKVDYEETESVKVREGPFANFVGTIEEVDASRQKLKVLVNMFGRETPVELDFHQVEKV from the coding sequence ATGGAGAAGAACTGGTATGTTGTCCACACGTATTCAGGCTACGAGAACAAAGTGAAGACCAATCTGGAAAAGCGGGTTCACTCCATGGACATGCAGGATAAAATTTTTCGTGTCTTGGTTCCAACTGAGGAAGAGATCGAACATAAGGATGGAAAGCGTAAAAGCGTGATGCGAAAGGTTTTTCCCGGATATGTCCTGGTCGAGATGGTGATGACTGACGACTCGTGGTACGTCGTGCGCAACACACCTGGAGTGACGGGGTTTGTCGGTTCCCCGGGAGCCGGATCCAAACCTACTCCCCTTATGCCGGATGAGGTGCAATCGATCCTGAACCAGATGGGAATGGAAGAAGCCCGACCCAAAGTGGACTATGAAGAGACTGAAAGTGTGAAAGTGAGAGAAGGTCCCTTCGCCAATTTCGTCGGCACCATTGAAGAGGTGGATGCAAGTCGTCAAAAATTGAAAGTCCTTGTCAATATGTTTGGTCGGGAAACACCGGTGGAATTGGATTTTCACCAGGTGGAAAAAGTTTGA
- the secE gene encoding preprotein translocase subunit SecE, with protein sequence MGFVGRVGTSIKRSVTGTASFFKTGVAELKKVRWPNRQEMVSYTMVVLVTVVLLTLFTFAVDYGLYQLIELIPD encoded by the coding sequence ATGGGTTTTGTCGGCCGGGTCGGAACCAGCATCAAGCGAAGCGTAACCGGGACCGCCAGCTTTTTCAAAACCGGCGTTGCCGAACTGAAAAAGGTGCGCTGGCCCAATCGCCAGGAGATGGTGAGCTATACCATGGTGGTGTTGGTTACCGTTGTCTTGCTCACACTGTTTACCTTTGCGGTTGATTATGGACTCTATCAATTGATTGAGTTGATACCGGATTGA
- the rpmG gene encoding 50S ribosomal protein L33 translates to MRVLVTLACTDCKERNYSSTKNKRKHPDRMEFRKYCPRCNGHTLHRETK, encoded by the coding sequence TTGCGCGTTTTAGTCACGTTGGCTTGTACCGATTGCAAAGAGCGAAATTATTCGTCCACTAAAAATAAACGGAAACATCCGGACCGTATGGAGTTTCGCAAGTATTGCCCACGTTGCAACGGGCATACGCTTCACCGTGAAACCAAATAA
- the sigH gene encoding RNA polymerase sporulation sigma factor SigH produces MKVSVNLQWSLLTEYETKTDEELVEAVRVGDGAALEQLINKYKNFVRAKARSYFLIGADHEDIVQEGMIGLYKAIRDFRGDKLASFKAFAELCITRQIITAIKTATRQKHIPLNSYVSLDKPIYDEDSDRTLMDILTGGRVSDPEELYINQEEFDDIEDKMSRILSELERQVLMLYLDGRSYQEIAVDLNRHVKSIDNALQRVKRKLERYLEVREITP; encoded by the coding sequence ATGAAGGTGAGTGTCAATCTTCAATGGAGCTTGTTGACAGAATACGAGACAAAAACCGACGAAGAGCTGGTGGAAGCCGTACGGGTTGGTGACGGCGCCGCACTGGAACAATTGATTAATAAGTATAAAAATTTTGTGCGGGCCAAAGCGCGCTCTTATTTCCTTATTGGAGCGGACCACGAAGATATCGTGCAGGAAGGCATGATCGGCCTTTATAAGGCGATTCGTGATTTCCGCGGTGACAAACTGGCCTCTTTCAAAGCCTTTGCAGAGTTGTGCATTACTCGTCAAATCATTACGGCAATTAAGACTGCCACACGTCAGAAACACATCCCCCTCAATTCCTACGTCTCTTTGGACAAGCCTATTTATGATGAAGATTCGGATCGTACATTGATGGATATTCTTACTGGAGGACGGGTTTCCGATCCAGAGGAGCTCTACATTAACCAAGAAGAGTTTGATGATATCGAAGATAAGATGTCACGAATTTTAAGTGAGTTGGAAAGACAAGTGTTGATGTTGTACTTGGATGGTCGATCCTATCAGGAAATCGCGGTGGATCTCAATCGACATGTCAAATCGATTGATAACGCTCTCCAACGGGTAAAACGAAAATTGGAGCGTTATCTTGAAGTTCGGGAAATTACGCCATAG
- a CDS encoding NYN domain-containing protein codes for MEEWLIVDGYNVIGAHPGWSTLSLEEARYHLATLLSEYQAVSGRRVVLVFDAHRSPGGESKLKEQQVTIYFTREHETADQLIERLVSRLKGTDDRIYVVTSDYLEQRIIFGQGAYRISSRELLEEFKRMKGKLAQQMDHVSLGGRYILGQDLGEEVLETLEKWRRKK; via the coding sequence ATGGAAGAGTGGCTGATCGTTGATGGTTACAATGTGATAGGTGCGCATCCGGGTTGGTCCACTCTTTCTTTGGAAGAAGCCAGGTATCACCTGGCAACACTTTTGTCGGAATATCAGGCGGTTTCCGGACGCAGAGTGGTTCTTGTCTTTGATGCCCATCGTTCTCCCGGGGGTGAATCCAAGTTAAAGGAACAACAGGTAACCATCTACTTTACCCGGGAGCATGAAACGGCGGATCAACTGATTGAACGCTTGGTCAGTCGTTTAAAAGGAACAGATGACAGAATCTATGTGGTTACATCGGATTATCTGGAACAACGGATCATCTTTGGACAGGGAGCTTATCGCATTTCTTCCAGGGAATTACTAGAGGAGTTTAAGAGAATGAAAGGAAAGCTTGCACAACAAATGGACCATGTCTCCCTAGGGGGACGGTATATTTTAGGGCAGGATCTGGGAGAAGAAGTCTTGGAAACGCTTGAAAAGTGGAGACGGAAAAAATAG
- the rlmB gene encoding 23S rRNA (guanosine(2251)-2'-O)-methyltransferase RlmB translates to MDNEWIMGRHAVKEGIRAGNRVQKLWVAEGAGRGESGLGPILNMAAEKNIPVQQVPRRKLDQMAEGGNHQGLLAQVAAFGYVRLDDLFQRAEARGEPPFFLLLDGIEDPHNLGSILRTADAAGVHGVIIPKRRAAGLTPVVAKTSAGAVEHVPVTRVTNLNRTADELKEKGVWLVGSDAHAKDSYAEIDYSIPLGLVIGNEGKGISRLLRERCDFMVQLPMKGKVSSLNASVAGALLMYEVMRKRQK, encoded by the coding sequence ATGGACAATGAATGGATCATGGGACGACATGCTGTTAAAGAGGGGATTCGTGCCGGAAACAGGGTGCAGAAATTGTGGGTGGCGGAAGGAGCCGGGAGGGGGGAAAGTGGACTGGGTCCCATCCTGAACATGGCCGCAGAGAAAAATATCCCGGTCCAACAGGTACCTCGTCGCAAACTGGATCAGATGGCAGAGGGAGGGAATCACCAGGGTCTGCTGGCCCAAGTTGCGGCTTTTGGCTATGTCCGATTGGATGATTTGTTCCAAAGAGCGGAAGCAAGAGGTGAACCTCCTTTCTTTCTTTTATTGGATGGGATCGAGGATCCGCATAATCTGGGATCTATTTTACGTACGGCGGATGCAGCGGGGGTACATGGAGTGATTATTCCCAAGCGGAGGGCAGCAGGGCTTACCCCTGTTGTAGCCAAAACTTCTGCCGGTGCAGTGGAACATGTACCAGTGACACGAGTGACCAACTTGAACCGGACAGCAGATGAACTGAAGGAAAAAGGGGTTTGGTTGGTGGGAAGTGATGCTCATGCGAAAGATTCTTATGCGGAAATTGACTACTCAATCCCCTTGGGACTCGTTATTGGGAATGAGGGTAAGGGAATCAGCCGGCTGTTGCGGGAACGTTGCGATTTTATGGTGCAACTTCCGATGAAAGGAAAAGTCTCCTCTCTGAATGCTTCAGTGGCAGGTGCCCTGCTAATGTATGAAGTAATGCGGAAAAGACAGAAATGA
- a CDS encoding Mini-ribonuclease 3, whose amino-acid sequence MLGMADQVLNKEPGQLNPLLLAYMGDAVYELFVRYHVVAEGNIRPSDVHQKTVGYVSAIAQAKAVRQIEEYLTEEEWQVLKRGRNAKSSGVPKNAKVSEYRYSTGLEALVGYWYLKGEAQRLREMITRMIRSLEEDEQHGQ is encoded by the coding sequence ATGTTGGGTATGGCTGATCAAGTGTTGAATAAGGAGCCGGGACAACTGAATCCGTTATTACTGGCCTATATGGGAGATGCCGTTTATGAGTTGTTTGTTCGATACCATGTAGTGGCTGAAGGAAATATCCGTCCTTCCGATGTACATCAAAAGACCGTTGGCTATGTATCGGCAATCGCCCAGGCAAAAGCGGTTCGGCAAATAGAGGAATACCTGACGGAAGAGGAATGGCAAGTGCTTAAGCGTGGGCGCAATGCCAAATCATCAGGGGTCCCCAAAAATGCCAAGGTGTCTGAGTATCGCTACAGCACCGGTTTGGAAGCTTTGGTGGGATACTGGTATCTTAAAGGGGAAGCCCAGCGTTTAAGAGAGATGATCACACGGATGATACGTTCTTTGGAAGAGGATGAACAACATGGACAATGA
- the cysS gene encoding cysteine--tRNA ligase: MTLQLYNTLTRRKEAFQPVKENRVNMYVCGPTVYNYIHIGNARVFVFFDVVRRYLAYKGYEVTYVQNFTDVDDKLIQAAAAENIPVLTLANRFIEAYFNDMDALGVQRGDIHPRATEHIPEMIEAISQLMDKGYAYEQDGDVYFRALRKKDYGKLSHQSLPELKSGARVEVNDRKETPLDFALWKKAKPGESIAWNSPWGKGRPGWHIECSAMSRKYLGETLDIHAGGADLCFPHHENEIAQSECWTGKPFARYWLHNGYINMGSEKMSKSLGNIVRVKELREKYDPRSLRYFLLSAHYRNPISFSHESIHQIEKGLERLDTAVLNLRHRKESAMEGEAAEGVRKRLNALTVEFEASMDDDLNTANGITVLHEAVRTANELVAAPVVTLGSLEETEEWIRRYGGEILGLVDITAEDHLEQEVERMIQERQQARMDRDFARADAIRDELAAKGILLEDTPQGVRWRKK; encoded by the coding sequence ATGACGTTACAACTTTACAATACACTGACCAGGCGTAAGGAGGCCTTTCAGCCTGTAAAGGAAAATCGGGTCAACATGTATGTGTGTGGACCCACTGTCTATAACTATATCCATATTGGCAACGCCAGAGTTTTTGTTTTTTTTGATGTGGTCCGGCGGTATTTGGCCTACAAAGGATATGAAGTAACCTATGTTCAGAACTTTACCGACGTGGATGATAAGCTGATTCAGGCTGCCGCCGCTGAAAACATTCCGGTACTTACTTTGGCAAATCGGTTTATCGAAGCGTATTTCAACGATATGGATGCACTGGGTGTCCAACGAGGAGATATTCACCCCCGGGCAACGGAACACATCCCGGAAATGATTGAAGCGATCTCTCAGCTGATGGACAAAGGATATGCTTATGAACAGGACGGAGATGTCTATTTCAGAGCCCTGAGAAAAAAAGATTATGGGAAATTGTCCCACCAATCCCTGCCAGAGCTAAAGTCGGGAGCACGGGTGGAAGTGAACGACCGGAAAGAAACGCCTCTGGACTTTGCCCTGTGGAAAAAAGCAAAGCCGGGGGAATCCATCGCTTGGAACAGTCCCTGGGGCAAAGGAAGGCCTGGATGGCATATTGAATGCTCCGCCATGTCCCGAAAATATTTAGGGGAAACCCTGGATATTCATGCCGGCGGGGCGGATTTGTGCTTTCCTCACCATGAAAATGAGATTGCACAGAGTGAATGCTGGACTGGGAAACCCTTTGCCCGTTATTGGCTCCACAATGGGTATATTAATATGGGCAGCGAAAAAATGTCCAAATCCCTGGGTAACATTGTCCGGGTCAAGGAGTTACGGGAAAAATATGATCCCAGGTCCTTGCGCTATTTCTTATTGTCCGCTCACTATCGGAATCCGATCTCCTTCAGTCATGAGTCCATTCACCAGATTGAGAAAGGGTTGGAACGGTTGGATACAGCTGTGCTCAACCTGCGTCACCGAAAGGAATCTGCAATGGAAGGGGAAGCGGCAGAAGGGGTACGAAAGCGCTTAAATGCCTTGACCGTTGAATTTGAAGCATCGATGGATGATGATCTGAATACGGCCAATGGGATTACCGTATTACACGAAGCGGTACGTACTGCCAATGAACTGGTGGCGGCTCCTGTGGTCACATTGGGTTCTCTGGAAGAAACAGAGGAGTGGATTCGCCGGTATGGCGGAGAGATTTTGGGGTTGGTTGACATTACGGCAGAAGATCACCTGGAACAAGAGGTTGAAAGAATGATCCAGGAACGCCAGCAAGCCAGAATGGACCGAGATTTTGCCCGGGCGGATGCGATCAGGGATGAACTTGCCGCTAAAGGGATTTTGCTGGAAGATACACCCCAAGGTGTACGCTGGCGAAAAAAGTGA
- the cysE gene encoding serine O-acetyltransferase, whose translation MTGKKETQGRWRAIKALLKSDLDAVFERDPAARNTFEVLLTYSGLHAVWMHRLSHVFYRRKWFLPARIISQVNRFLTGIEIHPGARIGKGLFIDHGMGVVIGETCEIGDYVTIYQGVTLGGTGKEKGKRHPTIEDGVLIATGAKVLGSMRVGKNSKIGAGSVVLREVPPNSTVVGVPGRVVVQDGVRVRAGQDLDHNNLPDPMMETCGELKKEIDRLQSELDRLCRKMERMGKEPEQKDDVTTLQYTDQA comes from the coding sequence ATGACTGGGAAAAAAGAAACCCAAGGTCGTTGGCGTGCTATCAAGGCATTGTTAAAATCGGACTTGGATGCAGTTTTTGAACGAGATCCGGCAGCTCGCAACACCTTTGAAGTTTTGTTGACTTACTCCGGGTTGCATGCGGTCTGGATGCATCGCCTCTCCCATGTTTTTTACCGCAGGAAATGGTTTCTGCCGGCACGGATTATTTCCCAGGTCAATCGCTTTTTGACCGGAATTGAAATCCATCCCGGAGCGCGGATCGGAAAAGGTCTTTTTATCGATCATGGGATGGGTGTGGTTATTGGTGAAACCTGTGAAATTGGCGATTACGTCACCATTTACCAAGGAGTCACTTTGGGAGGAACCGGAAAAGAAAAGGGGAAACGCCATCCGACGATAGAAGATGGGGTTTTAATCGCCACCGGGGCGAAAGTGTTGGGATCGATGCGGGTCGGAAAGAATTCCAAAATTGGAGCGGGTTCCGTCGTATTGCGGGAAGTGCCCCCTAATTCCACTGTAGTAGGTGTTCCGGGGCGTGTGGTGGTTCAGGATGGTGTCCGTGTCAGGGCCGGTCAGGATCTGGATCATAACAACCTGCCGGACCCCATGATGGAGACCTGTGGTGAATTGAAAAAAGAGATTGATCGTTTGCAAAGTGAACTGGACCGTCTGTGCAGAAAGATGGAGCGCATGGGAAAGGAGCCGGAACAAAAAGATGACGTTACAACTTTACAATACACTGACCAGGCGTAA
- the gltX gene encoding glutamate--tRNA ligase, translating to MGRKIRTRYAPSPTGHLHIGGARTALINYLWARKNGGSFVVRIEDTDVERNMEGAEARQLAGLKWLGIHWDESVDVGGPHAPYRSMDRLPIYQEYAERLRQNGHSYPCYCTADELDQDRERQLAQGVAPKYSGRCRNLTEQEQKALEAEGRQPSTRFKVPSGKVITVQDEVRGEIQFETDGIGDFIITRPDGRPTYNFAVVVDDALMEITHVLRAEEHLSNTPRQILIYEALGLEVPRFGHASIILNPDGKKMSKRDESIMQFVDQYKDLGYLPEALINFLILLGWSPEGEVAEEEIFSKEELIQLFSLNRLSKAPAIFDTGKLKWMNNHYIKQSSTERIAELALPHLIQAGRISENPTEEERAWMTRLVGLYQEQLNNVAEIVELTAMFFRKEVYYSPEATEVLRQEHVPEVLQAFVAELEQAQDVSGETVKSLLKAVQKKTGHKGKRLFMPVRAAVTGEVHGPDLRESISLLGKETVLERLRNLLQNRDNILSS from the coding sequence ATGGGCAGAAAAATTCGGACACGCTATGCTCCGAGCCCAACGGGACATCTCCATATCGGAGGGGCACGTACAGCATTGATCAATTATTTGTGGGCTCGCAAAAATGGCGGATCTTTCGTGGTCCGGATCGAAGATACAGATGTGGAACGGAATATGGAGGGAGCCGAAGCCAGGCAACTGGCGGGATTGAAGTGGCTGGGAATCCATTGGGACGAGAGTGTGGATGTAGGTGGGCCCCATGCTCCTTATCGTTCCATGGATCGGTTACCCATTTATCAGGAATATGCAGAGCGGCTCCGCCAGAATGGGCATTCCTATCCCTGCTACTGTACCGCTGACGAACTGGATCAAGATCGGGAGAGACAGCTGGCTCAAGGGGTTGCCCCCAAGTACAGCGGGCGCTGTCGAAACTTGACCGAACAGGAACAAAAAGCACTGGAGGCTGAAGGACGGCAACCCTCTACCCGATTCAAAGTTCCCTCGGGAAAAGTGATTACCGTGCAAGATGAGGTTCGGGGTGAGATCCAGTTTGAAACCGATGGAATCGGCGACTTTATCATCACCCGTCCTGACGGTCGACCTACCTATAATTTTGCAGTCGTTGTAGACGATGCACTGATGGAAATAACCCATGTATTGCGTGCCGAAGAGCATTTGTCCAATACACCCCGGCAGATCCTGATTTATGAAGCCTTGGGTTTGGAAGTTCCCCGGTTTGGTCATGCCTCCATCATTCTGAATCCGGATGGCAAAAAAATGAGCAAGCGGGATGAGTCCATTATGCAGTTTGTGGACCAATATAAGGATTTGGGGTATTTGCCGGAAGCCTTGATCAACTTCCTGATCCTGTTGGGTTGGTCGCCAGAGGGAGAGGTGGCGGAAGAGGAGATTTTCAGTAAAGAGGAACTGATCCAACTTTTCTCCTTGAATCGGCTTTCCAAGGCCCCGGCGATTTTTGATACGGGAAAATTGAAGTGGATGAATAACCATTATATTAAACAATCCTCCACGGAACGAATTGCAGAACTGGCTCTGCCTCATCTGATACAGGCCGGCAGAATATCGGAAAATCCAACTGAAGAGGAACGGGCCTGGATGACTCGGTTGGTGGGGTTGTATCAGGAACAGCTGAATAATGTGGCTGAAATTGTAGAGTTAACAGCGATGTTTTTCCGCAAAGAGGTTTACTATTCTCCGGAAGCGACAGAAGTGTTGCGACAGGAACACGTTCCTGAAGTGCTCCAAGCCTTTGTTGCCGAATTGGAACAGGCGCAGGATGTGTCAGGGGAAACGGTGAAGTCCCTTCTTAAAGCCGTCCAGAAAAAGACCGGCCATAAAGGCAAGCGGCTTTTCATGCCTGTACGGGCAGCGGTTACCGGTGAAGTACATGGTCCTGACCTACGGGAATCCATCTCGTTGTTGGGTAAAGAGACTGTACTGGAACGCTTGCGGAATTTACTTCAAAATCGGGATAACATCCTTTCTTCCTGA
- the ispF gene encoding 2-C-methyl-D-erythritol 2,4-cyclodiphosphate synthase: MMRIGQGFDVHQFADDRPLILGGVTIDHPKGLAGHSDADVLLHAITDAILGALGEGDIGTHFPDTDPRYKGADSGELLHIVWQMAMEKGYRLGNLDATVMAQKPKLVPHIPKIRKRIAELIQGDISDINVKATTTEQLGFVGREEGMAAMAVVCLVPADAN; this comes from the coding sequence ATGATGAGAATCGGACAAGGGTTTGATGTTCACCAGTTTGCTGATGACCGCCCTTTGATATTGGGAGGCGTAACCATTGACCATCCAAAAGGCCTGGCAGGGCACTCGGATGCAGACGTGCTCTTGCATGCCATTACCGATGCAATACTGGGGGCTTTAGGGGAAGGGGACATCGGAACTCACTTTCCGGATACGGATCCCCGGTACAAAGGGGCGGATAGTGGAGAGTTGTTACATATCGTATGGCAAATGGCGATGGAAAAGGGATATCGACTGGGGAACCTGGATGCCACGGTTATGGCTCAAAAGCCGAAGTTGGTACCCCATATCCCGAAAATTCGAAAGCGAATTGCTGAGCTGATTCAAGGGGACATATCGGATATCAATGTGAAAGCGACAACAACCGAACAGTTGGGATTTGTCGGACGGGAGGAAGGAATGGCGGCAATGGCCGTGGTATGTTTGGTTCCCGCAGATGCCAACTGA
- the ispD gene encoding 2-C-methyl-D-erythritol 4-phosphate cytidylyltransferase translates to MGTSVSKQFLDLAGEPVLIRTLRTFTSYVAISRIVVVVREEEKTGTNLLLEKHGLLPPNVEVVTGGEERQQSVYNGLKALDTEWVMVHDAVRPFVTHDRLDALLDAMRENKAAILAVPVKDTVKRVNEEKLVVDTPERKSLWAVQTPQAFQRDLLMEAHQKGEEEGWSVTDDAMLVEKLGREIKVVEGDYANLKLTTPEDLVLAEAIWKMRSQADDENRTRV, encoded by the coding sequence ATGGGTACATCGGTAAGTAAGCAGTTTCTTGATCTTGCTGGCGAACCCGTCTTAATTCGTACCCTCCGGACTTTTACATCATATGTTGCCATCAGCCGGATTGTTGTGGTTGTAAGGGAGGAAGAAAAGACAGGAACCAACCTTCTCCTGGAAAAACACGGCTTGCTCCCCCCAAACGTTGAAGTGGTAACGGGAGGGGAAGAACGGCAGCAAAGTGTTTACAATGGATTGAAAGCCTTGGATACAGAGTGGGTGATGGTCCATGACGCTGTTCGTCCCTTTGTCACCCATGACCGATTGGATGCTCTTCTTGACGCAATGCGGGAAAACAAAGCTGCTATACTGGCTGTTCCAGTTAAAGACACCGTCAAGCGGGTTAACGAAGAGAAGTTGGTTGTGGATACACCGGAACGCAAATCTTTATGGGCGGTGCAAACCCCCCAGGCCTTCCAGAGAGACCTGTTGATGGAAGCTCATCAAAAAGGGGAAGAAGAGGGATGGTCTGTTACTGATGATGCGATGTTGGTGGAAAAGCTCGGCAGAGAGATAAAAGTTGTGGAAGGCGATTATGCCAACTTAAAACTGACGACACCGGAAGATTTGGTGTTGGCGGAAGCGATATGGAAAATGAGGAGTCAAGCAGATGATGAGAATCGGACAAGGGTTTGA